The genomic segment CGGATGAAGTTCTCGCTGTAGGTCAGCCAGTCCTCGTCCAGATCCTTGATGGCGTTCAGGTCGATGAGCCGGACGTTCTTGCAGCCGCCCTTCTCGCAATGCACCACGTTGGGATTGAAAGGCAGCTTCTGCATGGCCGCGAAGCGGTCGGGCGAGAGCGCGATCTCGGGGTTGAAATAGACGTCGCGCCACTCGGAGTACATGTCCGAGACCGAGAGGAAGCCGTAGAAGTCGTCGAATCCCACGTTCTGGGGCAGGGAGCCGTCGTTCTCGCCCATATGCCACTTGCCCACGCCCTGGGTCACGTAGCCCTGGTCGCGCAGGAGCTGGGCGATGGTCACGGCCCCGTCCAGGCCGCCGGGCTGGCCGTACATCGGCGGGTAGAGCACGCCGTGGTGGCAGGGCAGCTGGCCGGTGAGGATGGTGGCCCGGGTGGGCGAGCAGGAGGGCTGGGAATAGGCCGAGGTCAGGACGAGGCCCTCGGAGGCCAGCTTGTCCATGTTCGGGGTGGCGTTGCCCACGGCCACGCCGCCGCCGTTGAAGCCCGGGTCCATCCAGCCCACGTCGTCCAGGACCACGATGAGGATGTTCGGTTTCTTGCCGGTCTTCTTCCGCAGGGCGTCCAGCTTGGCGCGGGCCTCCTTGTCCTGGTCCGCGTGCGGGATCACCGGCTCCATGTTCGGGGCGATCTGGGTCGGCTGGAGATGGACGTACTGGTTCGGGTGGTTGTAGCCCTTGGCCGTGGTCGGGCCGGTGGTCGCCCCCCGGATGTTCTCGGCGGCCCAGGCCGGTGCGGCGAGCAGGATCGCCAGGACCAGGGTGGAGAGGAACGTTGGGAACGGGAGCGACCGGCGTTTGGCGGAAGAAGGCATGGCGCGTCTCCTCGGTCCCGCCCGTGATCCGTGGGCCGCGGCCGGAGGCGGGAGTCCGGCCGTCGGCGAGGAAGGTGCATGACACTTTATCGATTTTCCCCGTCTTATCCGCCACCTGGAGCGCCGTCAAGACGCGCGGGCCGCCCGCGCCCCTTGCCAACCTGTCGGCCCGCGCGTATGGAGGGGCATCCGGAGCGGTTCCGGCACGAAACCCCCTCAGTCGGAGTGACATACCTATGACCAAGTCGTTGAGCGCCCTGAGCGTCCTGGTGTTGGCGGCCTTTCTGTTCACCGGATGCGTCGGGGAGAGCAAGCCCCAGGTGGGCGTCGTTGACGCCGCCGCCGTGTTCAAGCAGTGCAAGGCCGGACAGCAGGCCATGACCTACCTCCAGGAGCAGGCCAAGGCCCTCCAGGAGAAGGTCCAGGAAGCCCAGAAGGCCGCCGAGGGCAACCAGAACGAGCAGACCATGCAGGCCTTCCAGAAGGCCGTCACCGAGTACCAGACGACCATGGGCGGCGAACAGCAGCGCCTGGTGACCCTGCTCAACGACAAGTACACCGCCGTGCTCGAGAAGTACCGCAAGGACAGCGGCCTGGTGGCGATCCTCTCCAAGGAGGCCGTGATGGCCTACGACCCGGCCGCCGACATCACCGCCAAGGTGGTCGAGGCCCTGGACAAGGAGAACATCGACCTCCAGCTCGCGCCCAAGGCCGACGCGGCCAAGGCGGAAGCTCCCAAGGCGGAGGCCGCCCCGGCTCCGGCCGAGGCCCCCAAGGCCGACGCTCCCAAGGAAGAGAAGAAGCCGTAATCCGGCTCCTCCCCGAATGTGAAGGCCCCGGTTCCGCGCGGAACCGGGGCCTTTTTGCGTCAGTAGCTGACGATGCGGTCGGCCGCGTGCACCGCGTCGGCCAGCAAGGCCATGTTGCCCTGGCTCGCCGGGCAGGCTGCTCCCTCCACGCCGTGGAGGGTCATGCACTTGCCTCAGGCCGCTAGCACGCCCTCGCTCAGGGTGAAGAGCTTGGCCTGCTCCGCGAGGGGGAACCGTTCGCCGTCCCCGGCCAGCAGGTCGGCGGCCGGGCCGTTGAGGAAGATGGTCACGTCGTCGCCCTGGTTCAGCAGGACGTTGCCGAACCGCAGCGCGTTCCACTTGATCTCCGGGTCCGGGTTGGAGACGAGGATGAGTATTTTCATCGCCTATCGATCCTCCTTGTTTTGATAGACACAAGCGATAGCAAGCCCGGGTCGGGGCGGCAAGCCCGGGGGTTGCCAGGGACGCCGCCCGGCGCTATCGTTCGCGCGTCATCCTCAGGGCGGGGTGGAATTCCCCACCGGCGGTATCCCGGACGTGTCCGGGGAGCCCGCGAGCGCCCGTTCCGCCGCAAGGCGGCGCGGGGTCAGCAGACCTGGTGCGAGGCCAGGGCCGACGGTCACAGTCCGGATGGAAGAGGAGCAGACGCCCGTTCCCGGAGTCCTTCCGGGGACTTGGCCGTCGCGCGCGCGTCGCGGGCGACCGGCCTGTCTGTTTCATCGCCCTGATTCAGGTCAACCGCGAAAAGGAGCGGTCATGAATCAGACGACCACGGTTTCTTTCCACGAACGACAGGTTGAGGCGGCCCTGTACTCCCTCAGGCAGGGCAGCGGGGTCCTGGTGGTGGACGACCTGGACCGGGAGAACGAGGGCGACCTCATCTATCCGGCCCAGACCCTGACCAGGGAGCAGATGGCCCTGCTCATCCGGGCGTGCAGCGGCATCGTCTGCCTCTGCCTCACCGGCGAGGCGGCCGCGGCCCTGGACCTGCCGCCCATGGTCGAGCGCAACGAGAGCCCCTACGGCACGGCCTTCACCGTGAGCATCGAGGCGGCCCAGGGCGTGACCACCGGGGTTTCGGCGGCCGACCGGCTGGCCACGGTGCGCGCGGCCACGGCCCCGGACGCCAAACCCTCGGATCTGCATCGCCCCGGCCATGTCTTCCCGCTCATCGCCCGGCCCGGCGGGGTTCTGGAGCGCCGGGGCCACACCGAGGCCACCGTGGACCTGGCCCGGCTGGCGGGCTTTCCCCCGGCCGGAGTGCTCTGCGAGCTGACCAACGCCGACGGCAGCATGGCCCGGCTGCCCGAGATTCGGGCCTTCGCCCGGACCCACGACATGCCCGTGGTCAGCGTGGAGGCCCTGGCCGAGTACCGGCGGGACAAGGGGCTCTAACCCAGGCCGTGAATGAAAAAGGCCCCGGCTTCCAGATGGGAGTTGGGGCCTTTTCGCGTTCAGCCCAGTTTCACCCAGGTGAGTTCGTGTTTGTTGTGGCAGAGGTGCATGAGGCTGGAGCCCGGGATGTCCGCGAAGCCCTGGAGCGCCTCGGGCGCGCCCGGGCCCTGGAGCTTCACGGTGCAGACGAAGTTGCGGCAGGAGCCCAGCTCCAGCCAGCGCCGGACGTAGCCCAGGAGACGTTCGGGGTAGCAGATCACGTCCGAGAAGAGCCAGTCCACGGCCCCGGCGTGGCGCGGGTCCAGGCCGAAGGCGCTGCCCCGGCAGGTCTCCACGTTGGGCAGCCGCTCCAGGCGCGGGTCGAGGGGGGCCTTGTCGATGGCGAAGACCCGCGCGCCGAGGCCCGCCAGCACGAAGGTCCAACCGCCGGGGCTGGCCCCCAGGTCCAGGCAGAGTTCGCCCGGCCCGGGCCGGACGCCGATGCGGGTGAAGGTCTCCCAGAGCTTGAGGTAGGCCCGGCTGGGCGGTCCCTCGCGGTCCTCCTCGAAGCGGATCTCGCCGTTGGGAAAGGGGCTTGAGCAGCGCGGGGAGGCCAGCAGGAGGTTCTCCTCCCAGAGGGTCCAGGCCCCCAGGGGCGCGGGCGGCGCGGCCCGGCCGAAGACCAGGGGCTTCGCGGAAACCCTGGGAAGCTTCTCCTCGATGAGCGCGGCGCGGCGGTGGTGGCGCGTGGGGCAGAGGGCCCAGTTGCGCTGGATCGCCTTGAGCTTTTTGGCCGCGTCCCCGATGGACTTGATGGGGATGAAGACGGGCTCGAGCCAGACGTTTTGGGCCCAGGCCGGGAGCGTGGCCGGAACCTCCCCGCGCACGAGCGCCAGGGGCTCGCGCACCTCCTCGGGCGTCGGCAGCCCGGCCAGGAGTTCGGCCAGGAAGCCCGGGGCCGCCTGGTAGACCGCGAGGCCCACGTCCCTCCCGGAACCGCTAGTAGATGCCGATGGCCACCTTGGCGGCCACGGCGATCTGGTAGAGGATCTGGGACATGTCCTTGACCACCTGCATGTTCTTGGAGTCCACGCCGGGCAGGACCAGGATCTGGTCCCCGGGCTCCACGTCCGCGTCCGAGGCCCGGAAGATTTCGCCGCCGGGGCGCACCAGGAGCACGTTGCCGGGGTCCGCGCGGTTGGTGTAGCCGCCCGCGCCGCGCACGTACTCCTTGAGGACGCGGTCCTTGCTCCAGACGATGGCCTGGGGCATCATGACCTCGCCGCTCACGAGCACCACGTCGCTCTTTTCCGGGATGACGATGACGTCCCCGTCCTCCAGGGCGATGTCGGCCAGCTTGCCCCCCGAACCCACCACCACGATGCCCTCGGGCTGCACGTCGCGGGCCTTCTCCGCGAACTTGGAGATCATTTCGGCCTCGTGGCTGCGGATCTGCGCGCCCTCGGCCGTCACCGAGGTGGCCGTGGCCGCGCTGGCCTCCAGGCGGCGCAGGGCGTCGTCGATGGCCTGCTTCTGGCGCGCGGCCACGCTGCGGCGCTTGATGTACAGGCCCTGGAGATTGGCCCGTTCGGGGTCCACGGCGATGTAGTTGCGCACCTCGGCAAGCCGGGCGTTGCGCTTGAGCGGGAAGCGCGAGGCCCCCCGGATGGCGCCCTCGGCTTCGACCATGATCGTGTCGCCCGGGGTGTCGGCCAGGAACTGCGCGCGGTCGCCGTCGGCCAACCGCAGGGTGCGGAATTCGCGCATCTGGAGATAGAGGTTGTAGGGAGCGCCGTTGCGCGTGCCCACGAGGCTCACGTGCGAGGCCCGGGCCTGGGGATCGGCCAGGGCGATGAGCCCCGCGCCGACGGCCTCGCCGGGCCGGAACTCGAAGCGGGCGATGTTGCGCGCCTCTCCGGCGGCCGTGACCATGACCCCGCGTTCGCCCACCACCAGGGTGTCGCCGTCCTGCAGGCGCACCTGGGGCAGTTCGCCGCGCAGGAGGAAGGGGTAGAGGTCGAAGCGGGCCGTCTCCTTGCCGCCGCGCAGCAGGCGGATGTTGCGGAAGCTGCCCCGGCGGGAGTCGATGCCACCGGCGCGGTCCAGGTAGGCCAGCACCGTGTCCGTGGGCGCGCCGGAATAGCGTCCGGGCCGGGGCACGAAGCCGGTGACGAAGAGCGACACCGGGCGGCCGTCCAGGAGCGCGACGTAGATCTGCGTCTCGGCGTCGCCAGCGGCGTTCAGCTTGCTGCGCACGGAATCCAGCAGTTGGGCCTGGGACATCCCGGCCACCGGGAAGGCTCCCAGCTCGGGCAGCTCGATCTGGCCCGCGTCGTCCACGGTGAGCACGCCGTCGAAGGCGCGTCCGCCCCAGAGCCGCAGCACGAGCCGGTCGCCCGCGCCGATCTCGCGGGAGTCGCCCGCGCGGGCCTGGGAGAAGTTGCCCTGGAAGAGGTTGGAGCCGAAGGGCGCGGGCTCCGAAGCGGCGGAGGGCGTGGAGGCCACCGTGGCGGTGGCCGTGGCCGTGGCGCTGGCCGTGGCGCTCTCGGCGGCCTGGGCCGCGCGCGCGGGAAGCAGGCCGCTCAGCAGAAGCAGGATGCACAGGAAGTGACGCATGGCGATGGTCCTCGGAAGATGCGGAAGGGAAGCGGGCCGGGCGTCAGCGGGGCAGGCCCTGGCCCCAGATGCGCGGGGCCAGCCGCCAGGCGCCGTCCGGGCGGCGGCAGGCCACGACCACCTCGGCCTCGTGCTCGGCGGTGGTCAGCATGGCGCGCTTGCACTCCTCGCCGGTGGCCGAGAAGAAGCGGGCGTCCAGGACCACATGCACGCCCTGGCCGAAGGCCGGGTCGTCCAGGGTGGCCGAGGCGCCTTGCTCGTTGGCGGCCAGGAAGTCCAGCACCGGGGTTTCGGCCTTGGGCTGGGGTGCGATGTTCTGGCTCGGCGCGGGACTGGGCGAACCGCCGCAGCCCGCCGGAAGCAGGGCCAGGAGGAGCAGGAGAACGAGAGACGGGTACCGGGATTTCATCTTCACCTCGCGGCGCGGCCGAAAGTGTTCCGGCATGGGCGCGCGGGGCTTCTATACCTCTCCTCGGCCCCGGCTGTCCACCGGGTCGGAAGGGGCGGCCGGGGCGGGCTCAGGCGGCCCGGGGGCCGGAGGCGAGGAAGGCCGCGGCGCGGTCCAGAACCTCGCGCAGGCCGTGGGTCAGCTTGGGCAACGCCGCGTGCAGGGCGGCCTCGTCTCGGGTTCGCGCCGCCGTCTCCATCTCCAGGGCCAGGGCGGCCACCTCCCGGTCGCGGAGCACGCCGCACATGCCTTTGAGGGAGTGGGCCGAGCGGGTGGCGGATTCGAAGTCGAGGGCCTCCACGGCCGAGGTCAGGTCGGTCAGGCGCACCGGGGCGTCCTCGGTGAAGGCCGTGAGCAGCTCCACGGCCAGCTCACGGTCGTCGCCAAGGTACTCCAGAAACAGGTCGGGATCGAAACCGGGGGTGCTCATGGGGGCCTCGCCACGCGGCTTGGTTCAGAAAAACGTTCAGGAACCTATACCCCGCCACGGGAAAAAGG from the Desulfovibrio aminophilus DSM 12254 genome contains:
- a CDS encoding arylsulfatase → MPSSAKRRSLPFPTFLSTLVLAILLAAPAWAAENIRGATTGPTTAKGYNHPNQYVHLQPTQIAPNMEPVIPHADQDKEARAKLDALRKKTGKKPNILIVVLDDVGWMDPGFNGGGVAVGNATPNMDKLASEGLVLTSAYSQPSCSPTRATILTGQLPCHHGVLYPPMYGQPGGLDGAVTIAQLLRDQGYVTQGVGKWHMGENDGSLPQNVGFDDFYGFLSVSDMYSEWRDVYFNPEIALSPDRFAAMQKLPFNPNVVHCEKGGCKNVRLIDLNAIKDLDEDWLTYSENFIRKMAKNPKPFFLYHGTRGCHFDNYPSDRYAGKSAARTVYSDCMVEMDDVVGRLVKTLEETGQLENTLVFFTSDNGPEGEVDPYGRTPFRGYKGTTWEGGVRVPTFVYWKGMITPGKSEGLFDLADLFPTALSLAGVSGADIGKLVPKDRYIDGIDQASFLLGDQKLSNRRSVFYWMMAEFAAVRMDEFKLHRVVQITDGINTKGWNGGFSGTVTKTGGVVMYNLYANPQEDASVGIRHLPIESFLEQEMKRYAAVLKKFPPKFDMARR
- a CDS encoding OmpH family outer membrane protein, producing the protein MTKSLSALSVLVLAAFLFTGCVGESKPQVGVVDAAAVFKQCKAGQQAMTYLQEQAKALQEKVQEAQKAAEGNQNEQTMQAFQKAVTEYQTTMGGEQQRLVTLLNDKYTAVLEKYRKDSGLVAILSKEAVMAYDPAADITAKVVEALDKENIDLQLAPKADAAKAEAPKAEAAPAPAEAPKADAPKEEKKP
- a CDS encoding DsrE family protein; translated protein: MKILILVSNPDPEIKWNALRFGNVLLNQGDDVTIFLNGPAADLLAGDGERFPLAEQAKLFTLSEGVLAAUGKCMTLHGVEGAACPASQGNMALLADAVHAADRIVSY
- the ribB gene encoding 3,4-dihydroxy-2-butanone-4-phosphate synthase, with translation MNQTTTVSFHERQVEAALYSLRQGSGVLVVDDLDRENEGDLIYPAQTLTREQMALLIRACSGIVCLCLTGEAAAALDLPPMVERNESPYGTAFTVSIEAAQGVTTGVSAADRLATVRAATAPDAKPSDLHRPGHVFPLIARPGGVLERRGHTEATVDLARLAGFPPAGVLCELTNADGSMARLPEIRAFARTHDMPVVSVEALAEYRRDKGL
- a CDS encoding SAM-dependent methyltransferase — encoded protein: MGLAVYQAAPGFLAELLAGLPTPEEVREPLALVRGEVPATLPAWAQNVWLEPVFIPIKSIGDAAKKLKAIQRNWALCPTRHHRRAALIEEKLPRVSAKPLVFGRAAPPAPLGAWTLWEENLLLASPRCSSPFPNGEIRFEEDREGPPSRAYLKLWETFTRIGVRPGPGELCLDLGASPGGWTFVLAGLGARVFAIDKAPLDPRLERLPNVETCRGSAFGLDPRHAGAVDWLFSDVICYPERLLGYVRRWLELGSCRNFVCTVKLQGPGAPEALQGFADIPGSSLMHLCHNKHELTWVKLG
- a CDS encoding polysaccharide biosynthesis/export family protein, with translation MRHFLCILLLLSGLLPARAAQAAESATASATATATATVASTPSAASEPAPFGSNLFQGNFSQARAGDSREIGAGDRLVLRLWGGRAFDGVLTVDDAGQIELPELGAFPVAGMSQAQLLDSVRSKLNAAGDAETQIYVALLDGRPVSLFVTGFVPRPGRYSGAPTDTVLAYLDRAGGIDSRRGSFRNIRLLRGGKETARFDLYPFLLRGELPQVRLQDGDTLVVGERGVMVTAAGEARNIARFEFRPGEAVGAGLIALADPQARASHVSLVGTRNGAPYNLYLQMREFRTLRLADGDRAQFLADTPGDTIMVEAEGAIRGASRFPLKRNARLAEVRNYIAVDPERANLQGLYIKRRSVAARQKQAIDDALRRLEASAATATSVTAEGAQIRSHEAEMISKFAEKARDVQPEGIVVVGSGGKLADIALEDGDVIVIPEKSDVVLVSGEVMMPQAIVWSKDRVLKEYVRGAGGYTNRADPGNVLLVRPGGEIFRASDADVEPGDQILVLPGVDSKNMQVVKDMSQILYQIAVAAKVAIGIY
- a CDS encoding DVU3141 family protein yields the protein MKSRYPSLVLLLLLALLPAGCGGSPSPAPSQNIAPQPKAETPVLDFLAANEQGASATLDDPAFGQGVHVVLDARFFSATGEECKRAMLTTAEHEAEVVVACRRPDGAWRLAPRIWGQGLPR
- a CDS encoding Hpt domain-containing protein; the encoded protein is MSTPGFDPDLFLEYLGDDRELAVELLTAFTEDAPVRLTDLTSAVEALDFESATRSAHSLKGMCGVLRDREVAALALEMETAARTRDEAALHAALPKLTHGLREVLDRAAAFLASGPRAA